The Pyrus communis chromosome 8, drPyrComm1.1, whole genome shotgun sequence region gtaatggatgagttaacgagacatattcaagatgatattgcttggtgtatgcttttcgcaTATGATATAGTATTGATAGATAAAACTCATGAGGGAGTAAGTGCGAAGCTCAACCTTTGGcgggaagtgttggaatctaaaggaTTTCGCCCAAGTAGGTCAAAGACATAGTATATGGAGCGCATATTCAGTGGGAACAAAGGTGCAAATGAGTTAAGAGTGAGGATTGAAGATCAAAAAGTACCAAAGAGCGAACCCTTTCGCTATCTTGGATCTATCTTACAAAAGAACAGAGAATTAGATGGAGACCTCAATCATAGGCTAcaagttggatggatgaaatggaagagtgcatCGGGTGTGTTGTGCGACCGTCATATGACACTGAAgatcaagggaaaattttataggatggCAATAAGGTCGGCAATGCTTTATGGCATGGAATGTTGGGCGGTGAAGTATCAACACGTACCCAAAATGAGTGTAGTGGAGATGAGAATGTtttgttggatgtgtgggcacacgggAAATgacaagattaggaatgaggatatacGAGGCAAATTAGGAGTAGTcgaaattgaagataagatgagagataATCGGTAAGGTGGTTTGAACATGTGAAACAAAGACCTACAAATGTTCTGGTTAGAACATGCGAGTACGAGATAGAGGCCCAGGGTCAAAGACATAGAgaaagacctaggaagacttagaaagagactttaagaaaatattTGGACTACTTGGATCTAACAGAAGACATGGCACAAAACCAAGCGCAAtagcgttctaggattcatatagccaacCCCACTTAATGACATAAGGCcttgttgttgtttttgttggagTCGTGGTGACAGATTCGCAGGGCTAACACAGGTAAGGGGAACTCTTTGCAGCAAATTTATGATTGCCAGACACTGAAGCTAGAGAAGGCATGCCATGATTTGGGGATGCAAGTAGGCAGAGTTTGATGGCATGCCGACGGAACTCTGTTTTGGTTATGTTATGAGCTCCACTAGTACTTATCTGCAAGTATGCGCATAGGAGACCGTTGAAGAAAGAGTCATTGTAGAGACAAATGAAGTAATTGGGAGCCATGCTCATACTCTATCTCATTCTCATCTCTCTTTTCCTACACTACTCACCCTCCTCTCTCAGCACTCCGCCTCTGCCTCTTGCACGCCGCCCCCCTAACCTTTTAGTATTATTCCAAATTGGTGAGGTTTGTAGGAAAGAAAATGTCAAATCTGTTAAGTTCCTTTCAAATCCGTAAGGTTCATAGGAAAGAAAAGATGTATATAGACACACGTTGGATCAACGTTGGTTATTTACTATGTATATAACGTTGGAGAATTAAAGAAATAACTGTCATATTAATAATCAAATAAAGAGGAAAAAGGTTGCAAAAGTGCGCAGCGTCCCAATTCTTCTGAAATTATGAGTAATAATGCCAACCTTATTTGAAGACAAGTGACCCTTTAGCACAGTGGTGAAGATGAGTGTTGCCCTTGTACTATGACGTGGGTTTGAGTCCCGTCGACTttctaatttaacatctaacGAATCGCGTTGACTttctaatttaacatctaatctaacaaatctatcgttcgacaaaaaaaaaaaaaaaaaaaaaaaaaaaaaggatttgaaGGAAAATGAATTGTCACAATGAGCATGGTTTGTAATTTGAAACGCCCCATAAAATTCCAACAGAAAATCCGTTCTGGCTATATTCTAGACCCTGCTACTAAGACATGTGCAAGTGCCGATCTCATTTCTGGTTTCTTGATGAAATAAATGTGCCTAAAAAAGAACTAAAAAATGGTGCCTTGATGTGTAGAACTCTACCAATCAGCGCATTCATGTGCAACAACCACAAACGCAGAATTGAAATCTCCAAAAGGTGAAGACTGAACCATGAAAAGCTAGCTATCCCATAATGCTTCACGAAAGGAAGATTTTTAGTACACTGAAATTATATAATGTTATTGCAGCAGCAACATTTAGTAACTAGTGGAAATCAAACTATAGCTAATGGGTGGAGGCTGATCAGTCAGTAAATGGGTATTGCTCATACCTTACTGCACAATCAACCAGAACTGCACGACCGCCTATCGCATTTTGACACGTCACTGACATGTCTGTTTTTGCAGCACCAAGACAAGTAGTGCAATCTGGGGCTGTGATGTTTTTGCCACAAGAAGCATGGCCGTACGCAAACGCATTAGGGTAAGGAGATATGTTGTAGTAATCATAGTTCTTGTGAGCTGGTGCGGCAGTTTCCAATTCTTGAAGAACATAGGCTAGGCTTACAGCAAAAGGATCACCAGCTGTGTACAACCCTCCGTTGCATAGAACGTTTGTCACGTTTGTGTCTGGAGTGCATCTTACCACACTGCAGAAGAAAAACCCTGCGAATccgattagggttagggttactGCAATTTTCATGAGATGAATGCCCATTTTTTCTCTGTTTCTTGTTGTTGTGATGTCTCCTGATCTTATCAGAGTTGAAGCTTTTTAACTTTGGATTCTCTTTTTTATGGTTTATCTTAATCATGAGCACTATAATTATGTATGTTTCTCCGTCGGCATCCTtaattttatacttttatttGTCTTACTTGAATGGTCTTATGTTGATTATCCTATTCCAATGGCTTATACATTTGTCTTCTTTTAACAGAAATTATCATGATATTATTTAAGGCCTGAGCTGGTGAtccaaaatatatacaaaatagATCAATGGGTTTGGCCTTAATCTCTGCCAAGGTCCCTTCACAAAGCTGCAGGCCAAATAAGATATATAGGATGATGACCACTCCATCCTATCACTACAAAAAAATATGGACAATGTGCGCAATAAATTATTTGTGCCCTTTGAGGCCAAAGAGCACCAACATATAATGTGCGCATAGACCAATAGTAACAATGCAGTGACTAAAATGGTATTTACACCCTCTATGGACGTGCCCTTTGATCAAGGAGCACAATAAAATATGTGGTGCTCAAAAAGATAAGCACAAATAAAGATCCTTTTGTGCCTCTGACAACTATGTCAAATGACTTCTGACAAAGGTCCTTTATCTTATTTGGCCTGCAGCTTTGTGAAGGGACCTTGGTAGAGATTAAGGCCAAGCCTATTGATctattttgtatatattttgctATGGTGTGATGATCAAATCTAAGTTAGGAGAAAATTTTATATGGGAGCAGCTGTTTACACGGGAACACATTCATAAGGTGTGAAATTTTACACTGGATAAATCCAGGGCTTAAGCATACTAGCTTTAACAACTTTAGGCAAGGCAAATTTGTATTTTTAGGATGATAACAGAAAAAGTTGACAAATAAGCACCTTTACTTCACTACACTCGATATCACATGATTTTGAAGATTGTACTTtaaggtaatcaaaactttaaatttatatttttcttttcaataattttttatttaatggattattttaatattcaattcgttagtgtgatgttgattttagaaggaaaaaaaaacacacacacacaagagaaacaattggcattgttgaatttattatactcgtcgatcaagttttattgttctttattCTCTTGttcatcaagttttattgttcttcactctcaatcttagaCTATTGACTGCAAACATTTAATACATTTGTGTCTAAAAATTTGAGAGTGTAATGTTTAAgtaatgtttttatatttatcttcttttgatattaatttttaatgatatttaatgtggaaatagaattttttatgtatttagcaaattcttttttatacatACCAATGTACAAAGAACCGGAGATCAACGAACTTTAAAGCCCTACTTCGAAGGCTCACATAGAGCTCCTAAATTCTCAAGGCCGGTCCTAACAATTCGCATGCATAAGATCACATCATATGATAAAGTAATCATAGTTTCAGTTACTCGGTTAATTAATATATACCATACATCTAGCTAGCTACGCATCCTCTCCAAACTCCCATAATTTCAGAACATACGTGGAGTTTTGTAGGCCAAAAATGGGAAAATGTTTATGCACCATAGTTAAGAATATTAAAGTCTATATATAGGCATAGCTATAGCTATTTAGCATGAAAACCAGCAAGCTCTCCAAGTTCTTCAATCTCCTTCGCCAATTCTTCCAACTTTTCAATCATCTCTGTCAACAAGAAGACAAAGCTTGCAATTGCAAGTCCATCAACATTCTCTATTGGTCCAAACTTTGAAGGAGAAACAATCGAGCTCAGTTCTAGTCTCATTGACTTCAATTTGGGAATTATCACAGCCTCCCGGTTGCATCTTCTCATCTTCACAAGGCTCTCTCCAAGCTCTCTTAGGCTCCAAGCAAGTGTCAATCCTACAGCTTCACTAGGCTCTTCGATAGACTGCCTCAGACTCCACGACGGCTAAAATCACACATAATTTGAACCAGCTTAAGAATTTTTCTTGGAAAGAAGATGAACCAAAATTAATTCAAGCAAAGGCCAAGTGTGCAtgttatatatgtacatatgtaCATGTGTACCTGTCTAGGAGATTGAAGACAACCTTTGAGGGAAATGACAATGGTAGCTAACTCTCGAAGAAGCTCTCCAACTTGTAGGTATTTTGTCCATGGGTACTTGAGACCAAACTTTCCATGCCATGGTTCCCATTTCGCAAAATTTGCCTGTCATACATAATTAATTATAGAACACCGTGAGCTCatgtttttgtttataaatttaacaAGGATAGTGTTATTCGTATCATATTTGAtgaactacttttttttttttttttttttaataagaaatgAATTACATACATGTGAGTTATATTATTCCATTAGTAGAGAGGCCGTCAATAACTATATGCTGTACAAATAACAATGTTCTCGctaaaatgtgtatggaagtaTTATATATACCAGTGTCTCATCCTTTGACTTGGAGTTCAATACCGACTTGCAACTACTAGAAATGGAATCATCCTTCATATTTTCCTTGTCCAATCTGAAGTAATTCTCTAAGCATCCTGCAAATCaatcattcaacaaattaaGATGGTTAACTATTCACTTAATTAGATGGGTCATGCGTTTACTTTAATCACTAACACAACTTAGTGCATGCTTTAATTATTACCTTCAATTGAGTCAGCAAGGAGTTGAAATTTATGAGCTGTAGAGTCATGAAGTTCATCACTAGTCCATGTTGGGAAGACTAGCAAGCTTACGAATATGCATACTACAAATCCCATTGCGATTGTTGAAAGACGATCACGAGCTATTTCCAACACTTTACCGGCACGTAAACCCGATACAATTACTAAGTTGAAGGTTAAGATGAAGATCAGGACTCCATAATCGTATCTTTTCTTGATGCTAGGCACTAATCTAAAATATGTCGCAATTGCACCTGAAATATAATAAAATGTAAGATTTACTTCGTAAACAGTTTATCTTTTTTTGCtctcattctttcatttttcttattcaataaaatttttgttcattttgtccaaaatttctaatatatatgtatgtatgtgtatgtagTATTTGATCACAATTCATCATCAACCATTCAAATCCGCATAATGCACGGCACGTTGATAATGCGCCATAATCTTCTAGACTTATAGGGATGGAAGTTCCAAATTCTCTAGGACCAACTTTGTACAATATTAGACTATATATGCATTATAAAAGTTCTTTACGAAATTATATATGAGCATTACTCTTGAAAGATCAAAATTAATGGATGGCCTAACATTATATATCTTACCCATGACAAACACCCAACAACCGATCATTACGGCGTTGCCCTTGCCCATTCCACCAACTTCTTGAGCAAAAGTTGCAGCTGAACACCCCAATACACCTCCTAAAATTGTACCCATTCCACGGTTTAAGCCCTTACTAAGTGTAGCacctgaaaacaaaaaaatgttacCATACACAATAACTTAATGAACTTTTTTTCGTTGGATAAAAAAGAGCGAAACTCTCCAATGTAACCCAGAAAAGTAGAGCCAACCTGCATAGAACTCAAAAATGACGACGACGGTCATGATAGCCCACATGGCATTCTCTCCAACTTGTTCATAGAGAGGGTCGAGAAGATACAGAAGTGAAACCAAAACTAGGGCAACTCCAACCTTGATGCAGTGAAGCAGCTTTCTCATATCTTGCTTGCTTTTCTGATCAAGTACTCTAACTGTAGGATTGGaaataattccaaaaatagaaaacttctGCCTCTCATCTTTGTCTTGAATATTTTTGGGAAGATCAAGCTCCACATCTGCCGGAATAGTTATCACGGTCGAACCCATaatcactaataagaaatattaatagaaatattctcttagtttattttttcttgttttagctAGACTAATTAATACAAATCACTCACTTTGTAGTTGTGAAACTTGGAAGGGAGATATCGTGTTTATATATAAACGGCTTTCCCATGAAAAGTAGCCAAAGTGGGAACATATATGGTACCTATTGACCTAAAGTGGGCCTAGCTACCAGGGGTTTTACACTTAATTTAATAGAAACATTAAGAAGACTCTCTCAAAAATAGATTCTTTATAAATTCTTTACTACCTCATGTTTGTGGCCAAAATTATAGTCACCTTAGTGGAACACGCTTGCAGGCACGAGAGTACCTTCTATGCAAGGTGCAATGCCAATTcagcatataatatatatggaGAATTGTCTTTTGGCAACAACATATTTCTACATGCAATATATATTGTGCCAATGCCAAATGAATTGTTATCGCATTTTCATTGTGGTGGTTGATCACCAAGCTTAGTGCTCGCAGCTCACAAACATATATGCATGGTTCtttaccaaagaaaaaaaaacatgcatggTTGCAGTGCCATATCATGCAGGGTTGATCAACAAATCGTGAATACATGTAGACTTGACAGTAAAATTCATGTATTCatttcacaaaagaaaaaactcaTGTATTATTTCAGAGTTATTATTTCTATGCATGAGTGTCTGTCATtgcatatattattattttatttataaaatttatactTGTATGCATTTGAACAGTAAAATACTTAGAAAGTTAGGTTGGAATCAGAAAACGTGTGGCTGATGCCGCTGATCTTGTGATGAAGTATATTAATTGGATATCATAAATAAGGGGAGAAATAATGAACCAATTATTCTTAAAAAAATGTCTGAAAATGAGTAAAACAGGATAGAGAAACCGGAAAATCTGGAACATCTTAgatttaaaaaaggaaaaattaggttgaaaaaaaagaaggaaaaattagATTTTCATCATCATTTTCATATTACATTAATTGaaactttattatttttttattatttattttttatcaagatCCTTTAACTTTGTCCACACCATCATATATTTTAGAATTTGAAAAATTTCACGTCTACACTTTgctaattatttataatttttggtTAAAGTATTAGCCATTTTTTGTTGGAATTAATATTAATTGCTTTGTCCAGACTGATAATTGAAATCTTATCCCTTCCTATATTTAAGTCAAATAAACAGCCATTTAAACTCCTTCATTCTTTTTCATCCCATCCCTCACACACATCACCTCCAAACTCAACTCATCGTGCTTGTTCATCGTCTAGACGCCAAACCTACCTAGACTCTCTCCCTCTCCGCGCGTAGCAGCAGCTAGCGCCCCTAGACCAGTATATTTATGTAGTctactcttttcttctttttaatttttttcctttattattgaatattattttttttttttttgaagattaTGTTCAATATATGATTGGCTATACTTTTGTATTTCATGGGTACAATTTTATTCTACATGTTACTTCATTCTAATATATCTATTGGTACAATATATTTTGTGAGTACAATTTCGTTATACATATTGATATGGGCAcaattttttttggagaaaattagGTAACATGGTTGTGGTTGCTGCATTTTCTATGTACCATATGTATACTTACTAAATAATGTGGTACATTCTTTTCTTTGAGTTGAAACATGTACCcttgaatttttttctcttatatttatttttatttgggtACAAgtgttaattataattttttttttttgtttttttgtaaatttagtaATATGTACACATTTGGTATTTATTGTTGTGGGTACATACATTTGTTTATGTTCGTTGGTACTTTTTCTTGTCAAGTTCATGGGTACGTTGTTTTTGTATGTACCCACAATAAAtgtagggaattgttattaacactccaaaactCTCATTCTACAATCCTCACAAGTGTAATTTTCTtactaattatagaaagtttggagtgcgaaataatatttttggagtgccaataacaatgtCCTCAATGTAATGGGGTACATTATTTCCCTTAATACTACTAGATAAAATTTGCATAAACATGGgcactattttttattgtagACATTTTGTTTAGTCTCATAATCAGTAAGATTTATAGATCTATAATCCAGtaaattttgggaattttaaatttcatgattttttagatttgatcttggatttttttaacaaatgatattatctacattaagggagagGGGGTGGATTTGGccttacaatgagctagcaataatgctATTCAAACtcacctttgacgagaatcaaacctaagacctctaacttacaagtaaagatgaatactattaaaccatagtactaagttgCTGATCTTGGATTTAAATCCTTTAAATCCATGAGATATGAGTTACAataattatttgatttaaatcccttaaatatttttaattagagccactttcaaattaaaaatcaacaaGACAAAGTGTTTTAAATGTTGGACTCAAtcaacaatttttaatttaaaacaaaaacatgacatggaaatataattaaataaatactaAAATGTTGAGGTGTACAAAGTTAAaggattttgataaaaaaaattgaaaaaacaataAAGTTTCAATCTAACAATTAAGCTGACCAAAACCAAAATGACCATTTAAAAAATGCTAAAAACTAAGTCACCTGTGATGATTAAATAGAAAATGACCACGTTATAGTGGAGATGACACCCTCTATTGTCTATGGTTTTCTTATggcatttttttttggtaaacatcttttattttatttatattggcCCTGTACAATGTCGTTCTTTGCATGATTGGCTAGCTTCTTCTAAGATGATTTGTTTACTTTCAAAATTAATGGACACTATATATGTTATAGttcattttattttcagttataTTGGTGGGTTTTGAATTCTGAACATAACCTACTCTTATGTATCATTTTACATACCTTTTCACCACTTAGATAACCACAATGGTCTATCTTATTGTTTATACATATAGTTATTTCAGTATGTTCAAAGCATATGAATTAAAATTCCCCCATGATTGAAGATCACTACGATTAATTCTCATAAGGTTGTAGGCTTGTAGCAATAGTTATACATAGTGCATGGGTTTGCACGCATCACGCATGCATGCTCAAACTATCCCATGCATTCTCAAGAAGGTAGCAAGACAAGAGAGAAGCAAAAACCAATAAATTTGGCTGGACAAAGAAAGGATGATGAAACTATGAATAAAAAGCTTGGAActtaaattaagaaattaatgaCCTAATTTTAGTTAGATAACATGAACATTACCTAATTCAGTTATGGCTAAGCTCGACACATACATTTCAATGGTCAACAATTTGCTTACGTTGAACTAGCCGCAATTTGTAATTTATGAATCTGTTCTTATACTTAATCACTATTTAAATTAGCATCACCttgtccaattaattcttgttAAATGGATCTTTCACTTAACAAACAGCGTGTGTAGGATGGAGTATTTGTCggaaaatataaaggaaaatatTGTAGAGATTTGATTTAAGTTTGACATGAGTTAATTAAGTATTGATATGATTTGGTCTAGGTTTTCTCTTGTGCACGAATggttgttttaatttatttcttattattgGTTGTATTATTATAAATATCTTCTTATGGATAAGAATAAAGTTTAAAGTTGTATTCTTAAGTTTGTGAAATTTCTAGAGAATTCTAAATTTTCCGGAAGCCCTTTATTTTCAACTTGTCACGTGTTCTCATGGTGGAAGGGAATATTGatctaaaggaaaaaaaaaaaaaaaaaagaaaaaaaaaagagaagaattgTTGATTACCGTTGCTacgaaggaagaaaaaaagaagaatgataagaaaaagtggTGTTGTAcgagaagaagataaaaaaaataaaaaaaataaaataaagaaaaaagaaatgatttGGTAGTTGGGGCATTTGAGGTGTTTGCTTTAGTTGGGCTCTCGAAAATATTGGCTCTAGTTTCAGTTCAGCATTCGAAAAGAGACATTAGTTCCGACAAATTGTACATTTGATatgatttaatttgatttggtCTAGGTTTTCTTGTCTCGTATTGCTCTGTTGTATTCTTATAAATACCTTGTTATgaagaagagtttttttttttttttgttttttttgtttttttaacaaatgatattatctaaacTAAGGGAGATGGGAagcttaggccatctccaactgaaaggTCTAGAGGGCCAAATggccgaaaatagcctgaaagccgtctccaaccgagggctagaccaaagggctcgtgggccccacgagacaaaaaagggccaaagagCCAACCAGCTGGCCTAACCCATCTAGCCAGCCAGCCCCGAGGCCGGCCACAAATTTGAATGCAATGGCTAGTTGACGTCAACTAGccgttatatttgaattttgtttttacaaattaaaaaaaaattaaattatattttttttcctataacttcataagccattaaacaacattaaataacattaagtaatatgaaacaacattaaacaatgttaaacaacattaaataacattatacaacataaaaaaaaacattcaacaacatgaaacttaaacaacattttttcctataaatttaagttgttgtagtttttaaatttaagttgttgtagtttttaaatttaagttttagttatagtttttaaatttaagttgtactttttaaatttaagttgttgtagtttttaaatttaaattatagtttttaaatttaagttgtagttttaaaTCTAAATTGTCgtggtttttaaatttaaataataaattacatttggccctatgaccctttagccctcggttggagatggttttttgtcacaGGGATATGtttagccctatggccctttagccctcggttggagatggtaagaaatatggtctctacactgttcattaaaatattaatttcttggagtgTTGGCCCTCCTTCGGTTGGCGATGGCCTTAGtcttacaatgggctagcaataatgtgattcaaattcgcccttagcgagaatcaaacttaagatctctcacttacaagtgaagaagaatatcactagaccgttgTACTAAGTGGCTATTACAGAAAATAATTAAGTGTTCAAGTTGTAATCCAAAATTTAtatgagattattaaagaattttgaattttcgaaACCCTTTATTTTGAACTGTATCATTTAATAAACGTCcctaaaaatttgattaatcaaTTGTAGACAAAACTGAAATATCTTCTTGAATCGCATGGATTGAATTCATAAAGCCACTCAGTGTCTCTTTGATTATAACTATACTAGTACGAGTTCTCAAGGGTCAAAACATATTTTGTTAACCTTTTGGACTATGACACCTCTTGACTAAGAATGGCAAGACAATGCGTGGAGCTCTTCCATTAAAGACTTGACCTCcaccaaattaattaaaatcgtTATTGTCCAGCACTAGAGGAGAGTAATGAGTGAAAGAGGGAAGATGGGGGTAAAATTTGAAATGACCATGCGTTCAAAATTGAATTGATCatgtccatttttctttttttttaaggttGGAGGGTTTTCAAATTCTAGAACTAGCATGCTCATACTCATAAATCATCATTCTACGTACCCACTCTCATCATTGAGCTGGCTAACCAGAGCCTTTAAATTACAACGTCATTTGAATGCACACTATCCTCTCTGTTGGATAATAAAATCTCACAtcgaaaatttaacaaaatgaCATATATAAGAAATTTCACTCCTAATATCATCGAAgttttttgttataattaaaATCCTACACCTAGTAATAAGTGATTAAATTAGAGACAATATTGATGTTGATAGTGAACCATATGCTAGGCCTAAAATTTTTATCACTCATATAAATAATCTTAACATCCAACCACATATTATCACAGATGAATTGACTAGTGAACAAAAGGTAAAACTATATTTAGctctaattaattaagttttGGAACCATATATAGTACGATTGGCGCTCTTAATTTAAAACTAGTTTTGTTGGAAAAGTTTGAACTTTGGTTGGAATAATGATGCATGCACCTTTGATATTTGTTCAAGTACGATTGTTGTACCTTCCACAAGAATCACTATCTATAAGCTAATTGGACACGAATCCAACGCGGGGTTGAAGACGATTGACGAGTGATGATGGTCACAACCACTGATGAACTTTCTGTGATATTTTTATATTGTAATGTTAGTAGAAGTTTTAAGTTTGAATTCCTATgttatataatttttcttgaaaTCATGTCCCGAATTTGTAttcaaattaacaagaaatgTATGGCTTCCAATCATCACAAAGATTGATATATATTTCAAGGAATACACATCAGATATATCTTCATGTATTATGTATACATACTCGTGAATATCAAATTTACGGTATATACATCTTTGTGTTTATCGCTCTCatgtaatataagaatataaacCTTATAATATAAGTTATTTCAAAGCTATTCAATTGAGTGAATATGAATccttaatcttttttattttgggcaTGTTTCAATCACTTACATTGTATACAACACAAAAAGAGCAAATAAGGAGGGGCTGGAAAAGCTTATTCGAACAACAATTTCGGGCTAGTTGCGGTACAGTCTTTTGGATTTTTGGTGTCTAATTTGGACTCACTTTTTCGGTATTCAATTTTGACGTTTTAACAACGTATAAGGGTTAAAAACAGATTTTATGTTATAAGGTGTTTTTAGGCCTTTTGTAATATCCATTTGCCTGTAGGGTTTTCCCTAAAACTATACAAACACCTTTAGGGTGGTATTTTCATTCATCTTTTATATGATTAATCAAAATTCGAGAATTTTTCTTAATTCTTTGGTGTTTCAGaattctattaaaaaatgaCCATCCGTAATCTCTTTTATCTATAACTTCTGATGCGTCAACAAAGCAATTAGGATTTGGGAGACATGATGAAGGTACTTTAATAAGTTTTGGTGGCGACAGGGGACATGAACCAGCCAAATTACCACTAGGCAAAcaactttttatcttttaagTCCGTGCCGCGGAAACC contains the following coding sequences:
- the LOC137741819 gene encoding antifungal protein ginkbilobin-like protein, which encodes MGIHLMKIAVTLTLIGFAGFFFCSVVRCTPDTNVTNVLCNGGLYTAGDPFAVSLAYVLQELETAAPAHKNYDYYNISPYPNAFAYGHASCGKNITAPDCTTCLGAAKTDMSVTCQNAIGGRAVLVDCAVRYEQYPFTD
- the LOC137741485 gene encoding aluminum-activated malate transporter 7-like, which produces MKDDSISSSCKSVLNSKSKDETLANFAKWEPWHGKFGLKYPWTKYLQVGELLRELATIVISLKGCLQSPRQPSWSLRQSIEEPSEAVGLTLAWSLRELGESLVKMRRCNREAVIIPKLKSMRLELSSIVSPSKFGPIENVDGLAIASFVFLLTEMIEKLEELAKEIEELGELAGFHAK